Proteins from a single region of Streptomyces sp. Tu 3180:
- a CDS encoding glycosyltransferase, which yields MASRSHRRGAARPARDGAPRRRVPLRLLLPLLVLVALAAMLMLRGYVHSEILADHRVGKPAPTDRVPKEILEGGPVIDARAGRTESLGVPDHRLVLTFDDGPDPTWTPRVLDVLKKHDAHAVFFVTGTMASRYPDLVERMVDEGHEIGLHTFNHPDLSLQSKKRIDWELSQNQLAITGAAGIRTSLFRPPYSSFSAAMDNETWPVTQYIGSRGYLTVVNNTDSEDWKRPGVDEIIRRATPEDGEGAIVLMHDSGGDRSQTVAALDRFLPDLKEQGYEFDNLTEALGAPSAHSPVTGADLWKGKAWIFLVQASEKITGVLVVGLAIIGTLVIARFVLMLLLSGAHARRVRRRGFRWGPPVTEPVTVLVPAYNEAKCIENTVRSLMASDHPIEILVIDDGSTDGTARIVESMGLPNVRVIRQLNAGKPAALNRGLANARYDIVVMMDGDTVFEPSTVRELVQPFGDPRVGAVAGNAKVGNKDSLIGAWQHIEYVMGFNLDRRMYDVLRCMPTIPGAVGAFRRSALEPIGGMSDDTLAEDTDVTMALHRAGWRVVYAENARAWTEAPETVQQLWSQRYRWSYGTMQAIWKHRRAVIEKGPSGRFGRVGLPFVSLFMIVAPLLAPLIDVFLLYGIVFGPTQKTIVAWLGVLAIQAVCAAYAFRLDRERMTHLISLPLQQILYRQLMYVVLLQSWITALTGGRLRWQKLRRTGVVEAPVTGAVPGRRDRRSDDRRPVA from the coding sequence ATGGCATCCCGCTCCCACCGTCGCGGAGCCGCGCGCCCGGCCCGCGACGGCGCCCCGCGCCGCCGCGTGCCCCTGCGCCTGCTGCTCCCGCTGCTCGTCCTCGTCGCCCTGGCCGCGATGCTCATGCTGCGCGGGTACGTGCACAGCGAGATCCTCGCCGACCACCGCGTCGGGAAGCCCGCCCCCACCGACCGGGTGCCGAAGGAGATACTCGAGGGCGGTCCGGTCATCGACGCCCGCGCCGGCCGCACCGAGAGCCTGGGCGTGCCCGACCACCGCCTGGTCCTCACCTTCGACGACGGCCCGGACCCCACCTGGACGCCGAGGGTGCTGGACGTGCTGAAGAAGCACGACGCGCACGCGGTCTTCTTCGTCACCGGCACCATGGCCTCCCGCTACCCGGACCTCGTCGAGCGCATGGTCGACGAGGGCCACGAGATCGGCCTGCACACCTTCAACCACCCCGACCTCTCCCTCCAGTCCAAGAAGCGCATCGACTGGGAGCTGTCGCAGAACCAGCTGGCGATCACCGGCGCCGCCGGCATCCGCACCTCGCTCTTCCGCCCGCCGTACTCCTCGTTCTCCGCCGCCATGGACAACGAGACCTGGCCGGTCACCCAGTACATCGGCAGCCGCGGCTACCTCACCGTCGTCAACAACACCGACAGCGAGGACTGGAAGCGGCCCGGCGTCGACGAGATCATCCGCCGCGCCACGCCCGAGGACGGCGAGGGCGCCATCGTCCTGATGCACGACTCCGGCGGCGACCGCAGCCAGACCGTCGCGGCGCTGGACCGGTTCCTGCCCGACCTGAAGGAGCAGGGCTACGAGTTCGACAACCTCACCGAGGCCCTGGGCGCGCCCAGCGCGCACAGCCCGGTCACCGGCGCCGACCTGTGGAAGGGCAAGGCGTGGATCTTCCTGGTCCAGGCCTCGGAGAAGATCACCGGCGTCCTGGTGGTGGGCCTGGCGATCATCGGCACCCTGGTCATCGCCCGCTTCGTGCTGATGCTCCTCCTCTCCGGCGCCCACGCCCGCCGGGTCCGCCGCCGGGGCTTCCGCTGGGGCCCGCCGGTCACCGAGCCGGTGACGGTGCTGGTCCCGGCGTACAACGAGGCCAAGTGCATCGAGAACACCGTCCGTTCCCTGATGGCCTCCGACCACCCGATCGAGATCCTCGTCATCGACGACGGCTCCACCGACGGCACCGCCCGGATCGTCGAGTCCATGGGCCTGCCCAACGTGCGGGTGATCCGCCAGCTCAACGCGGGCAAGCCGGCGGCGCTCAACCGCGGCCTGGCCAACGCCCGTTACGACATCGTGGTGATGATGGACGGCGACACGGTCTTCGAGCCGTCCACCGTCCGCGAGCTCGTCCAGCCCTTCGGCGACCCGAGGGTGGGCGCCGTGGCGGGCAACGCGAAGGTCGGCAACAAGGACAGCCTCATCGGCGCCTGGCAGCACATCGAGTACGTGATGGGCTTCAACCTGGACCGCCGCATGTACGACGTCCTGCGCTGCATGCCGACCATCCCGGGCGCCGTGGGAGCCTTCCGGCGCTCGGCCCTCGAACCGATCGGCGGCATGAGCGACGACACGCTCGCCGAGGACACCGACGTCACCATGGCGCTGCACCGCGCCGGCTGGCGCGTGGTCTACGCCGAGAACGCCCGCGCCTGGACCGAGGCCCCGGAGACCGTCCAGCAGCTGTGGTCCCAGCGCTACCGCTGGTCGTACGGCACCATGCAGGCGATCTGGAAGCACCGCCGCGCCGTGATCGAGAAGGGTCCCTCGGGCCGCTTCGGCCGCGTGGGCCTGCCCTTCGTCTCCCTGTTCATGATCGTGGCCCCGCTGCTGGCCCCGCTGATCGACGTCTTCCTGCTCTACGGCATCGTCTTCGGCCCGACGCAGAAGACGATCGTGGCGTGGCTGGGCGTCCTGGCCATCCAGGCGGTCTGCGCGGCGTACGCCTTCCGCCTCGACCGCGAACGCATGACCCACCTGATCTCGCTGCCGCTGCAGCAGATCCTCTACCGCCAGCTCATGTACGTCGTGCTGCTCCAGTCCTGGATCACCGCCCTCACCGGCGGCCGCCTGCGCTGGCAGAAGCTGCGGCGCACCGGCGTCGTCGAGGCACCCGTCACCGGAGCGGTGCCGGGCCGGCGCGACCGGCGCAGCGATGATCGGAGGCCCGTGGCATGA
- a CDS encoding LysR family transcriptional regulator, with amino-acid sequence MSAPAHLDPRLLRAFVTVAEELHFTRAAARLYVAQQALSRDVRRLERELGSELFVRTTRQVTLTADGERLLPYARRALQAQDDLLAAAGQARPLLVDLNSAGLETPRRVLHRARGLAPGHELMARYESGLTWAAGEVLAGRLDASFGRFAGLAPALRAGLDQQPVRYEPMAVVLPEDHPLAPLPEVPLAALAGETVYAGAGNPRTPEWTDLARLLFEGRGIALAPPVPLAVGDEEFQRIMARTRHPILAVVDFPELPSTVLRPLVDPVPLSPVSLVWRKGLVHPALEVLRRAAAVLAAEEGWLERPEEGWIPATDSVVMTSV; translated from the coding sequence GTGTCCGCCCCCGCCCACCTCGACCCCCGTCTCCTGCGCGCCTTCGTCACCGTCGCCGAGGAACTGCACTTCACCCGCGCCGCCGCGCGCCTCTACGTCGCCCAGCAGGCGCTCAGCCGGGACGTGCGGCGGCTGGAGCGGGAGCTGGGCAGCGAGCTGTTCGTCCGGACCACCCGCCAGGTGACGCTCACCGCCGACGGCGAGCGGCTGCTGCCGTACGCGCGCCGGGCGCTCCAGGCGCAGGACGACCTGCTCGCCGCCGCCGGGCAGGCCCGGCCCCTGCTCGTGGACCTCAACTCCGCGGGCCTGGAGACCCCGCGCCGGGTGCTGCACCGGGCCCGCGGACTCGCCCCCGGCCACGAGCTGATGGCCCGCTACGAGAGCGGACTGACCTGGGCCGCGGGGGAGGTGCTCGCCGGGCGGCTCGACGCGTCGTTCGGGCGGTTCGCGGGGCTCGCCCCGGCGCTGCGGGCCGGGCTCGACCAGCAGCCCGTGCGCTACGAGCCGATGGCGGTCGTGCTGCCCGAGGACCACCCGCTGGCCCCGCTGCCCGAGGTGCCGCTCGCCGCGCTGGCCGGCGAGACGGTGTACGCCGGGGCCGGGAACCCGCGCACGCCGGAGTGGACGGACCTCGCCCGGCTGCTGTTCGAGGGGCGGGGCATCGCGCTCGCGCCACCCGTGCCGCTGGCCGTCGGGGACGAGGAGTTCCAGCGGATCATGGCGAGAACGCGCCATCCGATCCTCGCCGTGGTGGACTTCCCGGAGCTGCCCTCGACCGTGCTGCGCCCCCTCGTCGACCCGGTCCCGCTGTCACCCGTGTCACTGGTGTGGCGCAAGGGTCTGGTCCACCCCGCCCTGGAGGTGCTCCGGCGGGCCGCGGCCGTCCTCGCCGCGGAGGAGGGCTGGCTGGAACGACCCGAGGAGGGATGGATTCCGGCCACCGACTCCGTCGTGATGACGTCCGTGTGA
- the smpB gene encoding SsrA-binding protein SmpB, with amino-acid sequence MAKEKGRKLIAQNKKARHDYLIIDTYEAGLVLTGTEVKSLRQGRASLVDGFVQLTDHEAWLHNVHVPEYSQGTWTNHSARRKRKLLLHREEIDKLESKSQETGHTIVPLSLYFKDGRAKIEIALAKGKKEYDKRQTLREKQDRREAERAMSAVRRKQRA; translated from the coding sequence ATGGCTAAGGAAAAAGGGCGCAAGCTGATCGCGCAGAACAAGAAGGCGCGGCACGACTACCTCATCATCGACACCTACGAGGCCGGCCTGGTCCTCACCGGGACCGAGGTGAAGTCGCTGCGCCAGGGCCGGGCGTCGCTGGTCGACGGCTTCGTCCAGCTGACCGACCACGAGGCGTGGCTGCACAACGTGCACGTCCCGGAGTACAGCCAGGGCACGTGGACCAACCACAGCGCGCGGCGCAAGCGGAAGCTGCTGCTGCACCGCGAGGAGATCGACAAGCTGGAGTCCAAGTCCCAGGAGACGGGGCACACCATCGTGCCGCTGTCCCTGTACTTCAAGGACGGCCGCGCGAAGATCGAGATCGCGCTGGCCAAGGGCAAGAAGGAGTACGACAAGCGCCAGACGCTGCGCGAGAAGCAGGACCGGCGCGAGGCCGAGCGGGCGATGTCGGCGGTCCGCCGCAAGCAGCGCGCCTGA
- a CDS encoding LacI family DNA-binding transcriptional regulator, whose translation MVKITDVARRAGVSPSTVSYALSGKRPISDATRRRVQAAVRELGYRPHAGARPPARRSRVLALAVPVRSGVHVPVVTQFAVAVVTAARAHDHDVLLLTQGEGEEGIRRVADAGLADAVVAMDVQLQDPRLPLLRSLSLPSVLIGVPAEPDGLTCVDLDFRAAGELCVDHLVRLGHRAVALVGSPPEVYVRRTAFARRLVEGFTAAADRHRLASAVHPCGTGRDAARAVAERLLREQPALTGVVVHNEPLLDPLIDAFERLGLRVPGDLSLVAVCPAPVAASARVPVTSVAVPSAELGTRAVHLLVRKLSGAPVPHSTLLSPRLTERASTAVRAPA comes from the coding sequence ATGGTGAAGATCACGGACGTGGCCCGGCGCGCCGGGGTCTCCCCGAGCACGGTCTCGTACGCGCTCAGCGGCAAGCGTCCGATCTCCGACGCCACCCGGCGGCGCGTCCAGGCCGCCGTCCGCGAGCTGGGCTACCGTCCGCACGCCGGCGCCCGTCCCCCGGCCCGCCGGTCGAGGGTGCTGGCCCTCGCGGTCCCGGTGCGCTCCGGCGTCCACGTGCCGGTGGTCACGCAGTTCGCGGTGGCGGTGGTCACCGCCGCCCGCGCCCACGACCACGACGTGCTGCTGCTCACCCAGGGCGAGGGCGAGGAGGGGATCCGGCGCGTCGCGGACGCGGGGCTGGCGGACGCGGTGGTGGCGATGGACGTGCAGCTCCAGGACCCCCGGCTGCCGTTGCTGCGCTCGCTGTCCCTGCCGTCCGTGCTGATCGGTGTTCCCGCCGAACCGGACGGGCTGACCTGCGTCGACCTGGACTTCCGGGCGGCCGGTGAGCTGTGCGTGGACCACCTGGTGCGGCTGGGGCACCGGGCGGTGGCGCTGGTCGGCTCGCCGCCGGAGGTGTACGTGCGGCGGACCGCGTTCGCACGGCGGCTGGTGGAGGGCTTCACGGCCGCCGCCGACCGGCACCGGCTGGCCTCCGCGGTGCACCCGTGCGGAACCGGCCGGGACGCCGCCCGGGCGGTCGCCGAGCGGCTGCTGCGCGAGCAGCCGGCGCTGACCGGGGTGGTCGTGCACAACGAACCGCTCCTCGACCCGCTGATCGACGCCTTCGAGCGGCTGGGCCTGCGCGTCCCCGGCGACCTGTCCCTCGTCGCCGTCTGCCCCGCCCCCGTCGCCGCGTCGGCCCGCGTCCCGGTCACCTCGGTCGCCGTGCCGTCCGCGGAGCTGGGCACCCGCGCGGTGCACCTGCTGGTGCGGAAGCTGTCCGGCGCGCCCGTGCCGCACAGCACCCTGCTGTCGCCCCGCCTGACGGAACGGGCGAGCACGGCGGTGCGGGCGCCCGCATGA
- the ftsX gene encoding permease-like cell division protein FtsX: MRAQFVLSEIGVGLRRNLTMTFAVVVSVALSLALFGGSLLMSDQVNTMKGYWYDKVNVSIFLCNKSDAESDPNCAKGAVTEDQKSQIKTDLEKMSVVDTVTYESQDEAYKHYKEQFGDSPLASSLTPDQMQESYRIKLTDPEKYQVIATAFDGRDGVQSVQDQKGILDNLFGLLNGMNWAARAVMALMLVVALMLIVNTVRVSAFSRRRETGIMRLVGASGFYIQAPFIMEAAVAGLIGGTLACGFLVVARYFIIDHGLALSEKLNLINFIGWDAVLTKLPLILATSLLMPALAAFFALRKYLKV; this comes from the coding sequence ATGCGCGCCCAGTTCGTCCTGTCGGAGATCGGCGTCGGTCTCCGCCGCAACCTGACGATGACCTTCGCGGTCGTCGTCTCCGTCGCCCTGTCGCTCGCCCTGTTCGGCGGGTCGCTCCTGATGAGCGACCAGGTCAACACCATGAAGGGCTACTGGTACGACAAGGTCAACGTCTCCATCTTCCTGTGCAACAAGAGTGACGCCGAGTCCGACCCGAACTGCGCCAAGGGCGCGGTGACCGAGGACCAGAAGAGCCAGATCAAGACCGACCTGGAGAAGATGTCGGTCGTCGACACGGTCACCTACGAGTCCCAGGACGAGGCGTACAAGCACTACAAGGAGCAGTTCGGCGACTCCCCGCTGGCCAGCTCCCTCACGCCGGACCAGATGCAGGAGTCGTACCGCATCAAGCTGACGGACCCGGAGAAGTACCAGGTCATCGCGACCGCCTTCGACGGGCGCGACGGCGTGCAGTCGGTGCAGGACCAGAAGGGCATCCTGGACAACCTCTTCGGGCTGCTGAACGGCATGAACTGGGCCGCCCGCGCGGTGATGGCGCTGATGCTGGTCGTCGCCCTGATGCTGATCGTGAACACGGTGCGGGTCTCGGCGTTCAGCCGCCGCCGGGAGACCGGGATCATGCGCCTGGTCGGCGCCTCCGGCTTCTACATCCAGGCGCCGTTCATCATGGAGGCCGCGGTCGCCGGGCTCATCGGCGGCACGCTCGCGTGCGGGTTCCTGGTGGTCGCGCGGTACTTCATCATCGATCACGGTCTGGCCCTGTCGGAGAAGCTGAACCTGATCAACTTCATCGGCTGGGACGCCGTGCTGACGAAGCTGCCGCTCATCCTCGCCACGAGCCTGCTGATGCCCGCGTTGGCCGCGTTCTTCGCGCTGCGCAAGTATCTGAAGGTGTGA
- a CDS encoding acyltransferase has product MTHGYTTGTGPEPAGPYGTPYTGDANGTTGMPPAVPRQRTAEPAPPPDPAAAPAAPGKPGRDRYLDLLRSIALVRVVVYHLFGWAWLTVLFPSMGVMFALAGSLMARSLKRPAMGVIRGRIRRLLPPMWAFAAVVLAMMLANGWNPVEDPDHGDTWGLIGLFNYIVPIGAPPYPWHIGSPSGLLEDTWAVQAAGPLWYLRAYLWFVVASPLLLWLFRRAPWPTLLAPLGLTAIVGTGLVTIPGETGNAVTDFAVYGGCWVLGFAHQEGLLKQIPRYVSVSCASLVMAFGLWWASNHLGPDGWDLNDIPLAQATWSFGFVVILLQYSPSWQELPGRLAKWERLVTLSNNRAVTIYLWHNLLIMATVPVIDLLYRLPFMQSERATAALDSSYTIWMFALVWPLIGLMVLAVGWVEDLAAKRKPRLWPNGAKRSTGRRSRAGAAHRG; this is encoded by the coding sequence ATGACCCACGGATACACGACCGGCACGGGCCCGGAGCCGGCCGGCCCGTACGGAACCCCGTACACGGGGGACGCGAACGGGACCACGGGGATGCCGCCCGCCGTCCCGCGGCAGCGCACGGCCGAGCCCGCACCCCCGCCGGATCCCGCCGCCGCGCCTGCCGCCCCCGGGAAGCCGGGCCGTGACCGGTACCTGGACCTGCTGCGCTCCATCGCCCTGGTCCGCGTCGTGGTCTACCACCTCTTCGGCTGGGCCTGGCTGACGGTGCTGTTCCCGTCGATGGGCGTGATGTTCGCGCTGGCGGGCTCGCTGATGGCGCGTTCACTGAAGCGTCCGGCGATGGGCGTGATCCGCGGCCGGATCCGCCGTCTCCTGCCGCCCATGTGGGCGTTCGCCGCGGTCGTGCTGGCGATGATGCTCGCGAACGGCTGGAACCCGGTGGAGGACCCGGACCACGGCGACACCTGGGGCCTGATCGGGCTGTTCAACTACATCGTCCCGATCGGCGCCCCGCCCTACCCCTGGCACATCGGCTCCCCGTCGGGCCTGCTGGAGGACACCTGGGCGGTGCAGGCCGCGGGGCCGCTGTGGTACCTGCGCGCCTACCTGTGGTTCGTCGTCGCGTCGCCGCTGCTGCTCTGGCTGTTCCGCCGGGCCCCCTGGCCGACCCTGCTCGCCCCGCTGGGCCTGACGGCGATCGTCGGCACGGGCCTGGTGACCATCCCCGGCGAGACGGGCAACGCGGTCACCGACTTCGCGGTCTACGGCGGCTGCTGGGTGCTGGGCTTCGCCCACCAGGAGGGCCTGCTGAAGCAGATCCCGCGGTACGTCTCCGTCTCCTGCGCGTCCCTGGTGATGGCCTTCGGCCTGTGGTGGGCCTCGAACCACCTGGGCCCCGACGGCTGGGACCTCAACGACATCCCGCTGGCCCAGGCCACCTGGTCGTTCGGCTTCGTCGTGATCCTGCTCCAGTACTCCCCGTCGTGGCAGGAACTCCCGGGACGCCTGGCGAAGTGGGAGAGGCTGGTGACCCTCTCGAACAACCGGGCGGTCACCATCTACCTGTGGCACAACCTGCTGATCATGGCGACGGTCCCGGTCATCGACCTGCTGTACCGGCTCCCGTTCATGCAGAGCGAGCGCGCGACGGCCGCCCTCGACAGCTCGTACACGATCTGGATGTTCGCCCTGGTCTGGCCGCTCATCGGCCTGATGGTCCTCGCGGTCGGCTGGGTCGAGGACCTCGCGGCGAAGCGGAAGCCACGCCTGTGGCCGAACGGCGCGAAGCGCTCCACCGGCCGGCGGAGCAGGGCCGGTGCGGCCCACCGGGGCTGA
- a CDS encoding MFS transporter, with protein MPQPNPRDTVLLTVTSDTLVAADLGPRARRSGDPAGGREKGPYRRLLTLPGTRAFTAGNLVARLPMGMFSVSAVVMIAGTRGSYALAGAVTATGLAATAVVAPWTARLVDRYGQARVALPATVFAVLGSLALLLCVRHGAPDWTLFASYAATATTPNTGGMSRARWAHLLKGDAEALHTANSFEQAADELCFMLGPVLAAFLCGAFFPEAGTLVGAVLLLAGVVLFTAQRSTEPPAGRRTTGRAPFRAPGIRPLLAVCLATGAVFGSMEVVTIAFADDRGHRSAAGAVLALQAAGSCAAGLLYGAVRPAGSARARLPWCLAAMTALMALPLLAAGLTGSLLVLAGALLPAGMATAPTMVTAMTLVQRYTPEGRLNEGMTLAVTGLLGGIACGSAAGGWVVEHVSVTAGYGVPVAAAATALAVSVALFGRSNRFPSEPPNRPADSRAPH; from the coding sequence ATGCCTCAGCCGAACCCCCGGGACACCGTCCTGCTCACGGTCACCTCCGACACCCTCGTCGCCGCCGACCTCGGCCCGCGCGCCCGCCGGTCCGGCGACCCGGCGGGCGGCCGGGAGAAGGGCCCGTACCGCCGTCTCCTCACCCTGCCCGGCACCCGGGCGTTCACGGCCGGCAATCTCGTCGCCCGGCTGCCGATGGGCATGTTCAGCGTGAGCGCGGTCGTGATGATCGCCGGGACGCGCGGCTCGTACGCCCTCGCCGGCGCCGTCACCGCGACCGGCCTGGCGGCGACCGCGGTGGTCGCCCCGTGGACCGCGCGCCTGGTCGACCGGTACGGGCAGGCCCGCGTCGCGCTGCCCGCCACCGTGTTCGCCGTGCTGGGCTCCCTCGCCCTGCTGCTGTGCGTGCGCCACGGCGCCCCGGACTGGACCCTGTTCGCCTCCTACGCCGCCACCGCCACGACCCCCAACACCGGCGGGATGTCCCGGGCCCGCTGGGCCCACCTGCTGAAGGGGGACGCCGAGGCCCTGCACACCGCGAACTCCTTCGAACAGGCCGCGGACGAGCTGTGCTTCATGCTCGGCCCGGTGCTCGCGGCCTTCCTGTGCGGGGCGTTCTTCCCGGAGGCGGGCACCCTCGTGGGGGCCGTGCTGCTGCTGGCGGGCGTGGTGCTGTTCACCGCCCAGCGGTCCACCGAGCCGCCGGCCGGGCGGCGCACAACCGGCCGCGCCCCCTTCCGGGCCCCCGGCATCCGGCCGCTGCTGGCCGTGTGCCTGGCGACGGGTGCGGTGTTCGGCTCGATGGAGGTCGTCACCATCGCCTTCGCGGACGACCGGGGGCACCGCTCGGCGGCCGGTGCGGTGCTCGCGCTCCAGGCGGCCGGTTCCTGCGCGGCGGGCCTGCTGTACGGCGCGGTGCGCCCCGCCGGGTCCGCGCGGGCCCGGCTGCCGTGGTGCCTGGCCGCGATGACCGCGCTGATGGCCCTGCCGCTGCTCGCGGCCGGCCTGACCGGCTCGCTCCTGGTGCTGGCGGGGGCGCTGCTGCCGGCCGGCATGGCCACGGCCCCGACGATGGTGACCGCCATGACCCTGGTCCAGCGGTACACCCCCGAGGGCCGGCTGAACGAGGGCATGACGCTCGCGGTGACCGGTCTGCTCGGCGGGATCGCCTGCGGCAGCGCGGCCGGCGGCTGGGTGGTGGAACACGTCTCGGTGACGGCCGGGTACGGCGTCCCGGTGGCGGCGGCCGCGACCGCCCTGGCCGTCTCCGTCGCCCTGTTCGGGCGGTCGAACCGCTTCCCGTCCGAGCCGCCGAACCGCCCCGCGGATTCCCGCGCACCCCATTGA
- a CDS encoding S41 family peptidase, which produces MSGRDPFCQPRRIGRGAALTLVFASVLVAGAATGNLPESDRRAAADDARPAAHSGRHADVARAAEEAAADGASPLEAAERAVSRSGDRWAAVYSPGEYEEFEESLDGRYTGVGLWARERDGRIEVAKVGSGTPAADAGIRAGDRLRSVDGEKVDGRPVTEVVSLLRGDGTGETAGTTVRLGLERGTRAWSQTLRRARLSRDTVTVRETAGRVTVVKVTAFTKGSGEKVRAAVRRAPAGAGIVLDLRGNSGGLVAEAVTAASAFLDGGLVATYDVEGEQRALHAEPGGDTARPLVALVDGGTMSAAELLTGALQDRGRAVVVGSRTFGKGSVQMPTPLPDGSVAELTVGHYRTPSGRSVDGRGLVPDLEADDGALERAGTVLSGLGR; this is translated from the coding sequence ATGTCAGGTCGTGACCCGTTCTGTCAGCCCCGCCGCATCGGCCGCGGAGCCGCCCTGACCTTGGTGTTCGCGAGTGTGCTCGTCGCCGGTGCCGCCACCGGCAACCTGCCCGAGTCCGACCGGAGGGCGGCGGCCGACGACGCCCGTCCGGCGGCGCACTCCGGGCGCCACGCGGACGTCGCCCGGGCGGCCGAGGAGGCCGCGGCCGACGGCGCGTCCCCCCTGGAGGCCGCCGAGCGCGCCGTCAGCCGCAGCGGGGACCGCTGGGCCGCCGTCTACTCCCCGGGCGAGTACGAGGAGTTCGAGGAGTCCCTGGACGGCCGGTACACCGGTGTCGGGCTGTGGGCCCGCGAGCGGGACGGCCGCATCGAGGTGGCGAAGGTCGGCAGCGGCACCCCCGCCGCCGACGCCGGGATCCGCGCGGGCGACCGGCTGCGCAGCGTCGACGGGGAGAAGGTCGACGGACGCCCCGTCACCGAGGTGGTCTCCTTACTGCGCGGCGACGGCACCGGTGAGACCGCCGGCACCACCGTCCGCCTCGGTCTGGAGCGCGGCACGCGCGCGTGGAGCCAGACCCTGCGCCGGGCCCGGCTGTCCCGCGACACGGTCACCGTCCGCGAGACCGCCGGCCGGGTCACCGTCGTCAAGGTCACCGCCTTCACCAAGGGCTCCGGCGAGAAGGTCCGCGCCGCCGTGCGGCGGGCCCCGGCCGGCGCCGGGATCGTCCTGGACCTGCGCGGCAACTCCGGCGGCCTGGTCGCCGAGGCGGTCACCGCGGCCTCCGCCTTCCTCGACGGCGGCCTGGTCGCCACCTACGACGTCGAGGGCGAGCAGCGCGCCCTGCACGCCGAGCCCGGCGGCGACACCGCCAGGCCCCTGGTCGCGCTCGTCGACGGCGGGACGATGAGCGCGGCCGAGCTCCTCACCGGCGCCCTCCAGGACCGCGGGCGGGCGGTCGTCGTGGGCTCCCGCACCTTCGGCAAGGGCTCGGTCCAGATGCCGACCCCGCTGCCCGACGGCTCCGTCGCCGAACTGACCGTCGGCCACTACCGCACCCCCTCCGGCCGGAGCGTCGACGGCCGCGGCCTCGTCCCCGACCTGGAGGCCGACGACGGGGCGCTGGAACGGGCCGGGACGGTCCTGAGCGGACTGGGCCGGTAG
- the ftsE gene encoding cell division ATP-binding protein FtsE: MIRFDNVSKVYPKQNRPALRDVSLEVEKGEFVFLVGSSGSGKSTFLRLVLREERASHGQVHVLGKDLARVSNWKVPQIRRQLGTVFQDFRLLPNKTVAENVAFAQEVIGKSRGEIRKSVPQVLDLVGLGGKEDRMPGELSGGEQQRVAIARAFVNRPKLLICDEPTGNLDPQTSVGIMKLLDRINRTGTTVVMATHDQNIVDQMRKRVIELEQGRLVRDQARGVYGYQH, encoded by the coding sequence GTGATCCGATTCGACAACGTGTCCAAGGTCTACCCCAAGCAGAACCGTCCTGCCCTCAGGGACGTCTCCCTGGAGGTCGAGAAGGGCGAGTTCGTGTTCCTCGTGGGGTCCTCCGGCTCCGGAAAGTCCACCTTCCTGCGGCTGGTCCTCCGCGAGGAGCGGGCCAGCCACGGACAGGTGCACGTCCTGGGCAAGGACCTCGCCCGCGTCTCCAACTGGAAGGTGCCGCAGATCCGGCGCCAGCTGGGGACGGTGTTCCAGGACTTCCGCCTGCTGCCGAACAAGACGGTCGCCGAGAACGTGGCCTTCGCGCAGGAGGTCATCGGCAAGTCGCGCGGCGAGATCCGCAAGTCCGTGCCGCAGGTGCTCGACCTCGTCGGCCTCGGCGGCAAGGAGGACCGGATGCCCGGTGAGCTCTCCGGCGGTGAGCAGCAGCGCGTGGCCATCGCGCGGGCCTTCGTCAACCGGCCCAAGCTGCTCATCTGCGACGAGCCCACCGGCAACCTCGACCCGCAGACCTCCGTCGGCATCATGAAGCTGCTCGACCGGATCAACCGGACGGGCACCACCGTGGTGATGGCGACGCACGACCAGAACATCGTGGACCAGATGCGCAAGCGCGTCATCGAGCTGGAGCAGGGCCGCCTCGTCCGCGACCAGGCGCGCGGCGTCTACGGCTACCAGCACTGA